The proteins below are encoded in one region of Apium graveolens cultivar Ventura chromosome 4, ASM990537v1, whole genome shotgun sequence:
- the LOC141718331 gene encoding superoxide dismutase [Cu-Zn], chloroplastic-like — translation MTVFFAYGSGFNLYLNCVFQFGDTTNGCMSTGPHFNPEGFTHGAPEDEVRHAGDLGNIIANADGVAEATIVDTEWELSGPNAVIGRALVVHELEDDLGKVPQQLYLHLSNGPVGMALSSHMESPQNIVPASPAKELANPAT, via the exons ATGACCGTTTTTTTTGCATATGGTAGTGGATTTAATCTTTAC TTAAATTGTGTTTTTCAATTTGGGGATACTACGAATGGGTGTATGTCCACGG GACCACATTTCAATCCGGAAGGATTCACACACGGTGCTCCTGAAGATGAAGTCCGTCATGCGGGTGACCTGGGAAACATTATTGCTAATGCCGATG GTGTGGCAGAAGCAACAATTGTCGATAC TGAATGGGAACTTAGTGGGCCAAATGCAGTAATTGGAAGAGCCTTGGTTGTTCATGAACTTGAGGATGACCTCGGAAAGg TTCCTCAACAGTTGTACCTTCATCTCAGTAATGGGCCTGTTGGAATGGCTCTCAGCTCTCATATGGAATCG CCCCAGAACATAGTACCAGCCTCTCCTGCTAAAGAGCTTGCAAACCCTGCAACATAG
- the LOC141718330 gene encoding uncharacterized protein LOC141718330, with the protein MAPYEALYGRRCRSPTCWDEVGERNILGQKLIQQTKEKVKLIRKRLLTAQDRQRKHAHPSRKDMEFEVGEAVLFKNSPWKGFSRFGKKGKLSPRCVGPFDILRRVGKVVYELALPPHMQHIHNVFHVSILKHYFPDSNHVIEYEEIGIQRDLSFMEQTV; encoded by the coding sequence ATGGCGCCATATGAAGCCTTATATGGTAGAAGATGTAGATCTCCAacttgttgggatgaggttggtgaaAGGAATATTTTGGGTCAAAAGTTGATCCAACAGACAAAAGAAAAAGTTAAACTCATTCGGAAAAGGTTATTgacagctcaagatcgacaacgCAAACATgctcatccttcaagaaaagatatggaatttgaagttggagaaGCAGTACTATTCAAAAATTCACCTTGGAAAGGCTTTtccagatttggaaagaaaggaaagttgagtccccGCTGTGTTGGACCTTTTGATATTTTGAGGCGTGTAGGAAAAGTTGTGTatgagttagctttaccaccacACATGCAACATAtccacaatgtgttccatgtgtcaatatTAAAGCACTATTTTCCTGATTCTaatcatgtgatagagtatgaggAAATTGGGATTCAGCGAGActtgtcatttatggagcaaACGGTGTAA
- the LOC141718329 gene encoding superoxide dismutase [Cu-Zn], chloroplastic-like, with protein sequence MTVFLHMLNCVFQFGDTTNGCMSTGPHFNPEGFTHGAPEDEVRHAGDLGNIIANADGVAEATIIDTEWELSGPNAVIGRALVVHELEDDLGKGN encoded by the exons ATGACCGTTTTTTTGCATATG TTAAATTGTGTTTTTCAATTTGGGGATACTACGAATGGGTGTATGTCCACGG GACCACATTTCAATCCGGAAGGATTCACACACGGTGCTCCTGAAGATGAAGTCCGTCATGCGGGTGACCTGGGAAACATTATTGCTAATGCCGATG GTGTGGCAGAAGCAACAATTATCGATAC TGAATGGGAACTTAGTGGGCCAAATGCAGTAATTGGAAGAGCCTTGGTTGTTCATGAACTTGAGGATGACCTCGGAAAGg GAAATTAG